The Mya arenaria isolate MELC-2E11 chromosome 16, ASM2691426v1 genome includes a window with the following:
- the LOC128221122 gene encoding sushi, von Willebrand factor type A, EGF and pentraxin domain-containing protein 1-like isoform X3 produces MEHQSEKYVSLRQHLSSTCLEFDLSRHASSDVNYTYNTVSTVDESACFLECFDTSYCRTFRYSSGTCYIYTCGSDCVTSYLIPGSFDIYHRTCYECPTIANTAEYTVTLTGLYLGDTLTTTCNFGYEHSSGDLIRTCQGGYAWGGDTASCSPVDCDIPSTIAHASFTLTSGTTTYGSFVTYSCESGYIPTGENRFACADTGQWTGLGFSCEGCGFPPNVSSATYTLTSGTNYDSVANYVCVTGYVFSATSQLFCDLNTQAWSGTLSSCVLVDCLLPPTEPHATYTLTSESTTWQSTVEYACENGYNLNGDPIMECSAGGVWVGSGFSCEGCGNPPIISYSTYSLTFGTGVGSIAQYTCSPGYTLESSSELICISNGTWGGILPVCSFIDCGSPPNVTNASYISSPDTTLNSSTVYSCNTGFQMTVTGTLLCESDGQWIGILPVCIEVYCTELNNPPNGFVNYGSNVYNSTASFNCSDGYNLVGSPYIICSADGSWNATQPICSPADCLPLYDPLNGYVSHTSGTTYIHVANYTCEIGYYIDGDSLRICQANASWSGSEPSCIIVDCNQPPILLNGIYQLLNNGTKYSDHATYSCNLGYTISGALLVTCLANGNWNLPPPACTILDCGSIAHPVNGLALTPDGTKFGATATFYCNQVYTISGPTSALCNSSGEWDSEPPTCVYTGDCSRLVTTR; encoded by the exons CCTGCTTGGAATTTGACCTGTCGAGACACGCAAGCAGTGACGTCAACTACACCTACAACACTGTCAGCACGGTTGACGAGAGCGCATGCTTTCTGGAATGTTTTGACACATCATACTGCAGAACTTTCCGGTATTCAAGCGGCACGTGCTACATATACACATGCGGAAGTGATTGTGTAACATCATATTTGATTCCCGGTTCTTTCGACATATATCATCGAACGTGTTATG AATGCCCTACAATAGCCAACACCGCTGAATACACAGTAACCCTCACCGGGCTATACTTGGGAGACACTTTGACAACAACTTGCAATTTCGGCTACGAACACTCCTCGGGGGATTTAATAag GACCTGCCAAGGAGGTTACGCGTGGGGCGGAGACACGGCCAGTTGTAGCCCAGTAGATTGCGACATACCTTCCACCATTGCGCATGCATCATTCACACTTACTTCAGGAACAACAACATACGGAAGCTTTGTAACGTATTCTTGCGAATCCGGATACATTCCAACAGGCGAAAATAGATTTGCCTGTGCCGACACCGGCCAATGGACTGGTTTGGGCTTTTCTTGCGAAGGATGCGGTTTTCCACCTAACGTTTCAAGTGCAACGTATACTTTGACGTCTGGTACAAACTACGATAGTGTTGCAAATTATGTTTGCGTTACAGGGTACGTATTTAGTGCGACATCTCAGCTCTTTTGTGACTTAAATACACAGGCCTGGTCGGGAACGCTTTCATCGTGCGTCCTGGTGGATTGCTTATTACCTCCAACTGAACCTCATGCGACGTACACATTAACGTCAGAGTCTACAACTTGGCAAAGTACTGTGGAATATGCCTGCGAAAATGGGTATAATCTAAACGGCGATCCCATTATGGAATGTTCGGCTGGCGGTGTTTGGGTTGGAAGTGGTTTTTCTTGTGAAGGATGTGGCAACCCCCCAATAATTTCCTATTCAACGTATTCTCTTACATTTGGTACGGGAGTTGGAAGCATTGCACAATACACCTGCAGTCCAGGCTATACCCTTGAAAGCTCATCTGAATTGATATGCATCTCAAATGGAACATGGGGTGGAATACTTCCTGTATGTAGCTTCATAGATTGTGGAAGTCCTCCTAATGTGACAAACGCGAGCTACATTTCATCACCTGACACAACATTAAACAGCTCAACGGTGTATTCCTGTAACACAGGATTTCAAATGACGGTAACCGGAACGCTCCTGTGTGAATCTGATGGTCAGTGGATTGGAATCCTTCCTGTCTGCATCGAGGTTTACTGTACAGAGCTAAACAATCCACCGAATGGATTTGTAAATTATGGATCAAACGTTTATAACTCAACAGCGAGTTTCAACTGCTCAGATGGGTACAATTTAGTTGGATCACCGTACATCATTTGCTCCGCTGATGGCTCTTGGAATGCTACTCAACCAATCTGCAGTCCAGCGGATTGTTTACCACTGTATGACCCACTGAATGGATACGTTAGTCATACTTCGGGAACTACATATATCCATGTCGCAAATTATACGTGTGAAATTGGGTATTATATAGACGGGGATTCCTTACGAATCTGTCAAGCTAATGCATCATGGAGTGGAAGCGAACCGTCCTGCATAATCGTGGATTGCAACCAGCCACCTATTCTTTTGAATGGAATATACCAGCTCCTAAATAATGGGACGAAATATTCGGATCATGCAACTTATTCTTGCAACCTGGGTTACACTATTTCTGGTGCCTTGCTGGTAACTTGCCTTGCAAATGGAAACTGGAATCTGCCACCACCTGCATGCACTATACTAGATTGTGGATCTATTGCACATCCGGTTAATGGATTGGCACTAACACCCGATG GAACGAAATTCGGGGCAACTGCAACATTCTACTGTAATCAAGTTTACACCATATCAGGTCCGACTTCAGCATTATGTAACAGTAGCGGAGAGTGGGACAGCGAACCGCCTACATGCGTATATACAGGTGAT